The Pseudomonas fluorescens genome segment GGGGCTGTTCAATGCCAGTCTGGAGGGCAATACCCGGCGGGCGATTGATGTTCACGAAAACGACAAAATAGATGCAAAGGCACTGAAAGCGCTGGTGCGTTCGGCGATTACGTTGAATTCGAAAAAGTGATTTGCCGTTGAGGCAGAGGTGAAGCGGAGGAGGGTGAAACGAGGAAAAAATGGCAGGGGCGGCTGGATTCGAACCAACGCATGGCAGGATCAAAACCTGCTGCCTTACCGCTTGGCGACGCCCCTGTAGCTATTGTGTTCAGTCCCGGGAGGACCTCTGCAACAGTGGGCGGCACTTTACCAGCGCTCTTGCGTTCTGGGAACCCCCGAGGCAAATAAATTTCATGGAAAACAGCTACTTATTTTCCGGGGTGGTTGAATCGGCCGGATTTTCAAGATGCCTGAGCGGTCCAGGCGCCCGAATCCTGCGGGCGCCTGGACCCGATTTCACACCAGGGTACTCGGTGCCACCCCCAGCAACCCCGTCAACGTGTTCATGATCGCCTGCTGACGGGCGCGGTCCGTCTGGTGCCTGGCCTCGGCGGCCGCGACGTCGGCGTGGCAGTGCGGGCAGATCGATTCGTGGGGATGAATGTACTGCAGGCAGCTGCGGCACAGCGCCAGTTGCACGGGGATGCGTCCTTCTTCCGGCGATTTGTGGCCCTGATTGACCCACGCCAGTTTGATCACTTGTCCGCTGTCGCTGACGCTGCTGACTTTTTCGCCGGTGTCGATGCGTTCGGTGATCAGGTCAAAACGTCCGACCGCAAACGAGCGCTGGGCGGCGTCCTCGACTTTGACGATGCGCTCGCGCAAACCCTGTTTCTGCAATTCCAGGGTTCGGTAGTGGCAGTAAGGATTGTTGCCGGGTTTGCCCAGCAGCGAGTGCGATGTCCAGGTGCAGCCGCCCCGGCAGACGTCGTTGTAATAGCAACTGCGGCAATAACCCCAAAGATCGTCGACCGAGCGCAAACGGCCGAAGTGCATGCCTTCGCTGTAGTGCCAGATGTCGTGCAGGCTCATGTTGCGCACATTGCCGCCGGAAAAACCGACGGTGGCCAGCGACGGGCAGCCTTTCACTGTGCCGTCCGCCTCAAGCGCCAACACAGTCTGACCGGCCGCGCAGCCGCTCCAGTGCACGCGTTCGTCACCGAACCCACGCCACAAATGTTCGTAAGGACCGTAGTAGCCGATGTTGTTGCCGACGTTCATCAGCAGGCCGCGATCCACGCCTTCGCGGTAGAGGCGCGCGAGCAGCGGCATCACTTCCAGCAATTGATAGGGTTGCAGCAGCAGTTCCGGGTGATCCACCGCATTGCCCATGGCCACGGTGATCTGGATCTGCCAATGGGTGGCGCCCAGTTCAATGATCGTGTCCATCAGCTGCGGCAAATCGGGCAGGGTCGCTGCGCCGATCTGAGTGTTGACGCTCACCGCCAGCCCGGACGCCTTGGCCCGGCGCAGGGTGTCGACCGCCTTGTCGAACGAACCGGGCACGTTACGCACTTTGTCGTGCAACGGTGCGAGCCCGTCCAGAGAAATCCCGACCCCGTTGAGGCCCGCATCAACCGCTGCCTGCATCTTCGCCGGCGTCAGGTTGCGCCCGCCGGTCTGGATCGCGCAGTACATGCCGTGGTCGTGGATGGCCTGGATCAGTTGCGTCCAGTCCTTGCGCAAATAGGCTTCGCCGCCGATCAGGGTGATCTCGCGGGTGCCGAGGGCGGCGAGGGAGTCGATCACCTCGAGGCATTCACGGGTGTTCAGTTCGTCGGGGCGTCGATGCCCCGCGCGCGAGCCGCAATGCAGGCATTTGAGGTCGCAGGCCAGGGTAATTTCCCAGACCACATGCACCGGCACGTAGCGTTTGAGGTCGGTGTCACTGAGGTAGCGGGCAGGGCGGATGTCTGTCATGGGAGATCCTTGCGCACGGTCCTGTGCGCGGCACGATTGGACTGATCTCGATTCGCTGCAAGACCGGGCGAGGCCAGCAGTGACCTCGCCCGGTTCGTGCGCTTTTAGCGTGCTTCCAGTCGGGCAATCTCCGCGTTCAGTTGCTCAAGGGCACTGCGCAATGC includes the following:
- a CDS encoding GDL motif peptide-associated radical SAM/SPASM maturase, whose amino-acid sequence is MTDIRPARYLSDTDLKRYVPVHVVWEITLACDLKCLHCGSRAGHRRPDELNTRECLEVIDSLAALGTREITLIGGEAYLRKDWTQLIQAIHDHGMYCAIQTGGRNLTPAKMQAAVDAGLNGVGISLDGLAPLHDKVRNVPGSFDKAVDTLRRAKASGLAVSVNTQIGAATLPDLPQLMDTIIELGATHWQIQITVAMGNAVDHPELLLQPYQLLEVMPLLARLYREGVDRGLLMNVGNNIGYYGPYEHLWRGFGDERVHWSGCAAGQTVLALEADGTVKGCPSLATVGFSGGNVRNMSLHDIWHYSEGMHFGRLRSVDDLWGYCRSCYYNDVCRGGCTWTSHSLLGKPGNNPYCHYRTLELQKQGLRERIVKVEDAAQRSFAVGRFDLITERIDTGEKVSSVSDSGQVIKLAWVNQGHKSPEEGRIPVQLALCRSCLQYIHPHESICPHCHADVAAAEARHQTDRARQQAIMNTLTGLLGVAPSTLV